From a single Ornithodoros turicata isolate Travis chromosome 8, ASM3712646v1, whole genome shotgun sequence genomic region:
- the LOC135367484 gene encoding uncharacterized protein K02A2.6-like, translating into MRLMRFKFDVVYVPGRELITPDVLSRVPLKSLKVVQPTLTAADMEKFVVASNSGMHASDQLLKIRQAQESDDWPPKHSIPLKITPYWQESGSITCCDGLLLNGTRLTVPEALKVSFLNFLHDGHQGIGRTRAKFRSQVAESVIPLEIPEYPWQKVRANLFDLRERTSLLVVDYLLRYPEIAYIEKTTSAWVIQEMKSIFARHGIAECLITDNGPQFVNRAFSDFAQHYGFAHTTSNPRYPQAERMVKTIKRPLEKAEDAYLALFAYRSTSGPVESSPAEILMGRRLRTRVPLHQKLLLTTTRVFSSHRQRDKKFRQKQSLQFNRRHAATKLPPLNPGEAVLVKHLQRSAQFSRKPELLGPISSELRTTIP; encoded by the exons ATGCGCTTGATGCGTTTCAAGTTCGACGTCGTCTACGTGCCTGGAAGGGAGCTCATCACTCCGGATGTACTGTCTAGGGTGCCTTTGAAAAGTCTCAAGGTGGTCCAGCCAACTCTGACTGCAGCAGACATGGAAAAGTTTGTCGTCGCATCAAATAGCGGAATGCACGCAAGCGATCAACTACTCAAGATCAGGCAGGCACAAGAGTCCGACGAC TGGCCACCAAAACACTCCATTCCCTTGAAGATTACGCCCTACTGGCAGGAGAGCGGTTCAATAACGTGCTGTGATGGCTTGCTCCTAAATGGAACACGTCTAACCGTACCCGAGGCGTTGAAGGTCAGCTTCCTCAATTTTCTGCACGACGGACATCAAGGCATTGGGAGGACACGAGCAAAG TTCCGTTCACAAGTAGCTGAGTCAGTTATTCCTTTGGAAATTCCCGAGTACCCCTGGCAAAAAGTCCGCGCGAATCTCTTCGATCTTCGAGAAAGAACTTCTCTGCTGGTTGTGGATTACTTATTGCGCTACCCGGAGATTGCGTACATTGAGAAAACAACGTCAGCTTGGGTGATTCAAGAGATGAAAAGTATTTTTGCCCGGCATGGCATAGCGGAGTGCCTTATCACTGATAACGGGCCACAGTTTGTGAACAGAGCGTTTTCAGATTTTGCGCAGCACTATGGCTTCGCCCATACAACGTCAAATCCCCGGTACCCACAGGCAGAACGGATGGTCAAGACCATCAAGCGACCGCTGGAAAAAGCCGAGGATGCCTACCTCGCTCTCTTCGCCTACAGAAGCACGTCAGGACCCGTCGAGAGCAGCCCAGCGGAGATTTTGATGGGCAGGAGGCTTCGCACGCGAGTCCCGTTACATCAGAAGCTACTTTTGACAACTACAAGAGTTTTTTCAAGCCATCGTCAGAGAGACAAGAAGTTTCGTCAAAAGCAGTCGCTGCAGTTCAACAGAAGGCATGCAGCGACGAAGCTACCACCCTTAAATCCTGGAGAGGCTGTGTTGGTAAAGCATTTGCAGCGAAGCGCACAGTTCAGCAGAAAGCCCGAACTCCTCGGTCCTATTTCATCCGAACTTCGGACAACTATACCTTAA